A single genomic interval of Amycolatopsis albispora harbors:
- a CDS encoding LLM class F420-dependent oxidoreductase, producing MRFGYTLMTEQAGPKDLVRFAGEAERAGFDFEVLSDHYSPWLDEQGHAPYAWSVLGAVTQSTGRVELMTYVTCPIMRYHPAVVAQKAATTQLLADGRFTLGLGAGENLNEHVVGQGWPPVNVRHEMLGEAVDIINGLFEGGYFNYAGKHYRVDSAKLWDLPETRPRVGVAVSGEQSIAAFAPKSDLMISTEPKAELCRSWDQHAGRSTRKVGQLPICWDPDRGAAVERAHEQFRWFAGGWKVNAELPGTPAFAGATQFVRQEDVAQSIPCGPDVEPILEAFRGFADAGYTDVALVQIGGEHQDGFFGFAERELLPALREKLG from the coding sequence ATGCGATTCGGGTACACGCTGATGACCGAGCAGGCCGGGCCGAAGGATCTCGTGCGCTTCGCCGGGGAAGCCGAGCGCGCCGGGTTCGACTTCGAGGTGCTGAGCGACCACTATTCGCCCTGGCTGGACGAGCAGGGGCACGCGCCGTACGCGTGGAGCGTGCTGGGCGCGGTCACCCAGTCGACCGGGCGCGTCGAGCTGATGACCTACGTGACCTGCCCGATCATGCGCTACCACCCGGCCGTGGTGGCGCAGAAGGCGGCGACCACGCAGTTGCTCGCCGACGGCCGGTTCACCCTCGGCCTCGGCGCGGGCGAGAACCTCAACGAGCACGTGGTCGGCCAGGGCTGGCCGCCGGTGAACGTCCGGCACGAGATGCTCGGCGAGGCCGTGGACATCATCAACGGGCTGTTCGAGGGCGGCTACTTCAACTACGCGGGCAAGCACTACCGCGTCGACTCGGCCAAGCTGTGGGACCTGCCGGAGACCCGGCCGCGGGTCGGCGTGGCGGTCTCGGGTGAGCAGTCGATCGCCGCCTTCGCCCCGAAGTCGGACCTGATGATCTCCACCGAGCCCAAGGCCGAGCTGTGCCGGTCGTGGGACCAGCACGCCGGCCGGTCCACCCGGAAGGTCGGCCAGCTGCCGATCTGCTGGGACCCGGACCGCGGTGCCGCGGTCGAGCGCGCGCACGAGCAGTTCCGCTGGTTCGCGGGCGGCTGGAAGGTCAACGCCGAGCTGCCGGGCACCCCGGCCTTCGCCGGGGCGACGCAGTTCGTCCGGCAGGAGGACGTGGCGCAGTCGATCCCGTGCGGCCCGGACGTCGAACCGATCCTGGAGGCCTTCCGGGGCTTCGCCGACGCGGGCTACACGGACGTGGCGCTGGTGCAGATCGGCGGCGAGCACCAAGACGGGTTCTTCGGTTTCGCCGAGCGGGAACTGCTGCCCGCCCTCCGCGAAAAGCTGGGGTGA
- a CDS encoding three-helix bundle dimerization domain-containing protein, whose amino-acid sequence MDDLHGEQLSEQLRALEERLARDYSDVPPRTVHRCVEQEAGRFSGARVLSFIPVLVERAVRPKLERGFVGT is encoded by the coding sequence ATGGATGATCTGCACGGAGAACAGTTGTCGGAACAGCTGCGCGCCCTGGAGGAACGGCTCGCGCGGGACTACTCGGACGTCCCGCCGCGCACCGTCCACCGGTGCGTGGAGCAGGAGGCTGGCCGGTTCAGCGGCGCCAGGGTGCTGAGCTTCATCCCGGTGCTGGTCGAACGCGCGGTCCGGCCGAAGCTGGAACGAGGTTTTGTTGGCACGTAG
- a CDS encoding nucleoside hydrolase → MARRLILDVDTGTDDAVAILHAALHPELELAGVTTVNGNVGLAHTTDNTLRVLDLIGRSDVGVHPGLAHPIARRGFPGQKHYERDTDRDMHGTSLPLPEARSKARDSTAVEFLLETLRSATSRLTLVPVGPLSNIATVLAIDPSVVEAVDELVVMGGAHAYGNVTASAEFNVWADPEAAAMVFSAGFERLTLVPLDATHQALVTRRDCEAMAALGTPAGRAAADLITRRIDAYSAGHGISATDAAPVHDAVCTAYLVRPEIITTRHLHVTVDTSSSLTVGRTVMDTRPNAVGEPNAHVAFSADPAILVETLTTTFA, encoded by the coding sequence TTGGCACGTAGGCTGATTCTGGACGTCGACACCGGTACCGACGACGCCGTGGCGATCCTGCACGCGGCGCTGCACCCGGAGCTGGAGCTGGCCGGGGTCACCACGGTGAACGGCAACGTGGGGCTCGCGCACACCACGGACAACACGCTGCGGGTGCTCGACCTGATCGGGCGGTCCGACGTCGGGGTCCACCCCGGCCTGGCGCACCCGATCGCGCGGCGGGGCTTCCCGGGGCAGAAGCACTACGAGCGCGACACCGACCGCGATATGCACGGCACTTCGCTGCCGCTGCCCGAGGCGCGGTCGAAGGCACGGGACAGCACGGCCGTGGAGTTCCTGCTCGAGACGCTGCGGTCGGCGACGTCGCGGCTGACGCTGGTGCCGGTGGGGCCGCTGAGCAACATCGCCACCGTGCTGGCCATCGACCCGTCGGTGGTGGAGGCCGTCGACGAACTGGTGGTGATGGGTGGCGCGCACGCGTACGGCAACGTCACGGCGTCGGCGGAGTTCAACGTGTGGGCCGATCCGGAGGCCGCGGCGATGGTGTTCTCCGCCGGGTTCGAGCGGCTGACCCTGGTCCCGCTGGACGCCACGCACCAGGCGCTGGTCACGCGCCGGGACTGCGAGGCGATGGCCGCGCTGGGCACCCCGGCCGGGCGCGCGGCGGCGGACCTGATCACCCGGCGCATCGACGCGTACAGCGCGGGCCACGGCATCTCGGCCACCGACGCCGCGCCGGTGCACGACGCGGTGTGCACCGCCTACCTGGTGCGGCCGGAGATCATCACCACCCGGCACCTGCACGTCACGGTCGACACTTCGAGTTCGCTCACGGTGGGGCGGACGGTCATGGACACGCGGCCGAACGCGGTGGGGGAGCCGAACGCGCATGTCGCCTTCAGCGCCGACCCGGCCATCCTCGTCGAGACCCTCACGACCACCTTCGCCTGA
- a CDS encoding MupA/Atu3671 family FMN-dependent luciferase-like monooxygenase has product MDFSLLYFANREVTDPPKEYDLLLDSARFADERGFTALWLPERHFHPFGGAYPNPALAATALAVSTSRVRLRAGSVVLPLHDPLTVVEDWSFVDNLARGRVDLALATGWNANDFALAPDRYAGRREYVFEHLDTLRDLWAGKPVTRVNGDGAEVEITTYPRAVQPDLNLWLTCSSNPANFAEAGARGINVLTALLFQEVDDLVPRIEAYREARAAAGFDPDAGTVTVMLHTFVGETDDAVREVIREPFLGYLESSVDLWRSKWPELNDAKQGNLLDHAFERYFRSSALFGSVARCADFVRNLYEVGVDEVACLIDFGVPDRQTLASLEYLDQVRLAVNSPGGLPCR; this is encoded by the coding sequence ATGGACTTCAGCCTGCTCTACTTCGCCAACCGCGAGGTGACCGATCCGCCGAAGGAGTACGACCTGCTGCTCGATTCGGCGCGGTTCGCCGACGAGCGCGGGTTCACCGCGCTGTGGTTGCCGGAACGGCACTTCCACCCGTTCGGCGGCGCGTACCCGAACCCGGCGCTGGCCGCCACCGCGCTGGCCGTGTCGACCAGCCGGGTCCGGTTGCGCGCCGGGAGCGTGGTGCTGCCGCTGCACGACCCGCTGACCGTGGTCGAGGACTGGTCCTTCGTGGACAACCTGGCCCGCGGCCGGGTGGACCTGGCGCTGGCCACCGGCTGGAACGCCAACGACTTCGCGCTCGCCCCGGACCGGTACGCCGGGCGGCGCGAGTACGTCTTCGAGCACCTGGACACACTGCGCGACCTGTGGGCGGGCAAGCCGGTGACCAGGGTCAACGGCGACGGCGCGGAGGTGGAGATCACCACCTACCCGCGTGCGGTGCAGCCGGACCTGAACCTCTGGCTGACCTGCTCGTCGAACCCGGCCAACTTCGCCGAGGCCGGGGCGCGCGGCATCAACGTGCTCACCGCGCTGCTGTTCCAGGAGGTCGACGACCTGGTGCCGCGCATCGAGGCGTACCGCGAGGCGCGGGCCGCCGCCGGGTTCGACCCGGACGCGGGCACGGTGACGGTCATGCTGCACACCTTCGTCGGCGAGACCGACGACGCCGTGCGCGAGGTGATCCGCGAGCCGTTCCTCGGCTACCTCGAGTCCTCTGTGGACCTTTGGCGCAGCAAGTGGCCGGAGCTGAACGACGCCAAGCAGGGCAACCTGCTCGACCACGCCTTCGAACGCTACTTCCGGTCGTCGGCGTTGTTCGGCTCGGTGGCCCGCTGCGCGGACTTCGTGCGGAACCTGTACGAGGTGGGCGTGGACGAAGTGGCCTGCCTGATCGACTTCGGCGTACCGGACCGGCAGACGCTGGCCTCGCTGGAGTACCTGGACCAGGTGCGGCTGGCCGTGAACTCGCCGGGAGGGCTGCCATGCCGGTGA
- a CDS encoding response regulator transcription factor — protein MNQESSKSISVIAGAGVDIRILLVGQNEVVRRGIEAMLHSIANVRDVLSCTGHDEAEGVLDAHRPDVLVANLADDPGLAPLLERARRGHTKILLVMRDPGEAELSAAAQLPGDGYLVEDELTVPVLEDTLHRLLVDQVPMPSAMARQLLHRAGRAEAAAPPPRREYRSRLTRRELQALSLLVEGMSNKQIARGLAISDHAVKRVMASMLVKLNCANRTQAVALALKGGLAGAGTR, from the coding sequence ATGAATCAGGAGAGCTCGAAGAGCATTTCGGTCATCGCTGGGGCTGGAGTGGACATCCGCATTCTCCTCGTGGGACAGAACGAGGTGGTGCGGCGGGGGATCGAGGCGATGCTGCATTCCATCGCCAACGTCCGTGACGTGCTGAGCTGCACCGGGCACGACGAGGCGGAAGGTGTGCTCGACGCGCACCGGCCGGACGTGCTGGTGGCCAACCTCGCCGACGACCCCGGCCTGGCGCCGCTGCTGGAGCGGGCGCGCCGCGGGCACACCAAGATCCTGCTGGTGATGCGCGATCCGGGCGAGGCCGAGCTGTCGGCCGCCGCGCAGCTGCCCGGTGACGGCTACCTCGTCGAGGACGAACTGACCGTGCCGGTGCTGGAGGACACGCTGCACCGGCTGCTGGTGGACCAGGTGCCGATGCCGTCGGCGATGGCGCGCCAGCTGCTGCACCGCGCCGGGCGCGCGGAGGCCGCCGCGCCACCACCGCGCCGGGAGTACCGGTCGCGGCTGACCCGCCGCGAGCTGCAGGCGCTTTCGCTGCTGGTGGAAGGCATGAGCAACAAGCAGATCGCCCGCGGGCTGGCGATCTCCGACCACGCGGTCAAGCGCGTGATGGCCAGCATGCTGGTGAAGCTGAACTGCGCCAACCGGACGCAGGCGGTGGCACTGGCGCTCAAGGGCGGCCTGGCCGGCGCCGGGACCAGATGA
- a CDS encoding ABC transporter permease: MTTAESLAPVRPLQRGRLQWAITDTLVLTKRSLRHIPRIPDQLIFATVNPIIFVLLFRYVFGGAIGTPGMTYPDFLMAGIFVQTVAFGAVNSGVGLAEDMSRGLVNRFRSLPMAPSAVLTGRILADVVRNSIIIVTGVLIGLVVGFRPTAGVGGWVAAIALLLLVSLTFSWVSSTIGLMVRNAEGAQSANYIWLLPLTFASSAFVPTESMPAGLRAFADYQPITVIVDAVRGFLLDEPLGWRGWGAFAWCVALVAICAPIAVRKFQRRAMS; encoded by the coding sequence GTGACCACGGCCGAATCCCTCGCCCCCGTCCGCCCGCTCCAGCGCGGCAGGCTGCAGTGGGCGATCACCGACACCCTGGTGCTGACCAAGCGCAGCCTGCGCCACATCCCCCGCATTCCCGACCAGCTGATCTTCGCCACGGTCAACCCGATCATCTTCGTGCTGCTGTTCCGGTACGTTTTCGGCGGCGCGATCGGCACGCCCGGCATGACCTACCCGGACTTCCTGATGGCGGGCATCTTCGTGCAGACCGTCGCGTTCGGCGCGGTCAACTCCGGCGTCGGCCTGGCCGAGGACATGAGCCGCGGGCTGGTCAACCGGTTCCGCTCGCTGCCGATGGCGCCGTCGGCGGTGCTCACCGGCCGCATCCTCGCCGACGTGGTGCGCAACTCGATCATCATCGTCACCGGGGTGCTGATCGGGCTGGTGGTCGGCTTCCGGCCGACCGCCGGCGTCGGCGGCTGGGTGGCCGCGATCGCCTTGCTGCTGCTGGTCAGCCTGACCTTCTCGTGGGTGTCCTCGACCATCGGGCTGATGGTCCGCAACGCCGAGGGCGCGCAGTCGGCGAACTACATCTGGCTGCTGCCGCTGACCTTCGCCAGCAGCGCCTTCGTGCCGACCGAGTCGATGCCGGCCGGGCTGCGGGCCTTCGCCGACTACCAGCCGATCACCGTGATCGTCGACGCGGTCCGCGGTTTCCTGCTGGACGAGCCGCTCGGCTGGCGCGGCTGGGGTGCCTTCGCCTGGTGCGTGGCGCTGGTGGCGATCTGCGCGCCGATCGCGGTGCGCAAGTTCCAGCGTCGCGCGATGAGCTGA
- a CDS encoding ATP-binding cassette domain-containing protein: MSDQTPALVVDGLYKRYGDVEAVNGLSFSARRGTVLGLLGPNGAGKTTTVQIISTLLPFDRGTVTVLGKDVVRDARALRSEIGLTGQYTALDEYLTGYENLEMIGQLYHLSGADAKRRAHELLAEFDLVEAGKRLVKTYSGGMRRRLDLAASLIVRPALLILDEPTTGLDPHSRQTVWQLVRDLVARGTSLLLTTQYLEEAEELADDIVVIDGGTVVAQGTPDSLKTQVGGARLEVHLAPDSKATVALEALERFSTASAELNADTGVITVPAIKEPRLLAKVIRELDDLEIGVEDVRLREPTLDEVFLTLTGKNAVPAERVEPVEPQKA; the protein is encoded by the coding sequence ATGTCCGACCAGACACCCGCGCTGGTGGTCGACGGCCTGTACAAGCGGTACGGCGACGTCGAGGCGGTCAACGGGCTGAGCTTCTCCGCCCGCCGCGGCACCGTGCTCGGGCTGCTCGGGCCGAACGGCGCCGGCAAGACCACCACCGTGCAGATCATTTCCACGCTGCTCCCGTTCGACCGCGGCACGGTCACCGTGCTGGGCAAGGACGTGGTGCGCGACGCCAGGGCGCTGCGGTCCGAGATCGGCCTGACCGGCCAGTACACCGCGCTCGACGAGTACCTCACCGGCTACGAGAACCTGGAGATGATCGGCCAGCTGTACCACCTCAGCGGGGCGGACGCCAAGCGCCGCGCCCACGAGCTGCTCGCCGAGTTCGACCTCGTCGAAGCCGGGAAACGCCTGGTCAAGACCTACTCCGGCGGTATGCGGCGACGGCTCGACCTGGCCGCCAGCCTGATCGTCCGCCCGGCGCTGCTGATCCTCGACGAGCCGACCACCGGCCTCGACCCGCACAGCAGGCAGACCGTGTGGCAGCTGGTCCGCGACCTGGTCGCCCGCGGCACCTCGCTGCTGCTGACCACGCAGTACCTGGAGGAGGCCGAGGAACTGGCCGACGACATCGTGGTGATCGACGGCGGCACGGTGGTCGCGCAGGGCACCCCGGATTCACTGAAGACGCAGGTCGGCGGCGCCCGGCTGGAGGTGCACCTGGCCCCGGACAGCAAGGCGACCGTCGCGCTGGAGGCGCTCGAACGGTTCAGCACCGCGTCGGCCGAGCTGAACGCGGACACCGGCGTGATCACCGTGCCCGCGATCAAGGAGCCGCGCCTGCTGGCGAAGGTGATCCGCGAACTCGACGACCTGGAGATCGGCGTCGAGGACGTGCGCCTGCGCGAACCCACGCTCGACGAGGTGTTCCTGACCCTGACCGGCAAGAACGCCGTGCCCGCCGAACGAGTCGAACCCGTCGAACCGCAGAAAGCCTGA
- a CDS encoding MarR family winged helix-turn-helix transcriptional regulator, protein MSAPASGRQPGTERDEIPARDIVALLFDTSRRLCLQSDRLLGATIGLSEARARLLVTVSELEPARMGRLASDLGVSPRSVTSMVDALERDGLITREPDPEDRRATLLRLTADSRARMSRLFDAQHRLAEDLLGPLDADDRANLHRMLSVLWESAGPDGAPRPGRPDEVTG, encoded by the coding sequence ATGTCCGCCCCCGCTTCCGGCCGTCAACCCGGCACGGAGCGTGACGAGATCCCGGCCAGGGACATCGTCGCGCTCCTCTTCGACACCTCACGCCGGTTGTGCCTGCAGTCCGACCGGCTGCTCGGCGCGACCATCGGGCTGTCCGAGGCCCGCGCCCGCCTGCTGGTCACCGTCAGCGAGCTGGAGCCGGCGCGGATGGGCAGGCTCGCCAGCGATCTCGGCGTCAGCCCGCGCTCGGTGACCAGCATGGTCGACGCGCTCGAGCGCGACGGGCTGATCACCAGGGAACCCGATCCGGAGGACCGCCGCGCCACCCTGCTGCGGCTCACCGCGGACAGCCGCGCCCGGATGTCCCGCCTGTTCGACGCCCAGCACCGGCTCGCCGAGGACCTGCTCGGCCCGCTCGACGCGGACGACCGGGCGAACCTGCACCGGATGCTCAGCGTGCTGTGGGAGAGCGCCGGCCCGGACGGCGCGCCCCGTCCGGGGCGCCCCGATGAGGTGACCGGTTGA
- a CDS encoding acetate uptake transporter produces MTTLQSEPTAAAAEIPVPAAPSSRPSSAYLALGYLCFSTTLFILAVFHAGLVSFNFIVAVFPTAIFFGGVAQFIAGIWAYSQRDFLAAVTFTSFAAFWLSYSLYTWLFLPQLVANFGNSVTTATGSFTLAWGLVALFVTVAARRVNRAVFAMLSLTTLMYLFITIGQYAVAPPVDLVGGVFALAAALLGFYVGAAYLINGSYGRVVLPLGEPRS; encoded by the coding sequence ATGACCACCTTGCAGTCCGAGCCGACCGCGGCCGCGGCCGAGATCCCCGTTCCCGCGGCCCCGTCGAGCCGGCCGAGCTCGGCGTATCTGGCGCTGGGCTACCTCTGCTTCTCGACCACGCTGTTCATCCTGGCGGTGTTCCACGCGGGCCTGGTTTCGTTCAACTTCATCGTCGCGGTGTTCCCGACGGCGATCTTCTTCGGTGGGGTGGCGCAGTTCATCGCCGGTATCTGGGCGTATTCACAGCGTGATTTCCTGGCCGCGGTCACCTTCACCTCGTTCGCCGCGTTCTGGCTGAGCTATTCGCTCTACACCTGGCTGTTCCTGCCGCAGCTGGTGGCGAACTTTGGTAATTCCGTTACCACCGCCACCGGTAGCTTCACCCTGGCGTGGGGACTGGTGGCGTTGTTCGTCACCGTCGCCGCGCGGCGGGTGAACCGCGCGGTGTTCGCCATGCTTTCGCTGACCACGCTGATGTATTTGTTCATCACCATCGGCCAGTACGCGGTGGCGCCGCCGGTCGACCTGGTGGGCGGGGTCTTCGCGCTGGCCGCGGCGCTGCTCGGGTTCTACGTGGGGGCCGCCTACCTGATCAACGGCAGCTACGGCCGGGTTGTGCTGCCACTGGGCGAACCACGCTCGTAG
- a CDS encoding AMP-binding protein, with protein MPISTAGSRTETVVEAVRRAAEATPAKLAFTFLENGETESARYDFAGLDAAARRVAARLQADGLAGGRVLLAINPGPDYLAAFFGCLYAGATAVPCYPPRQHGKSRELAAIAVDSGAGAVLTAGGMAATVAERFAETVEDSHFPVLDVDTVDDALTGSWTPPEIGGDDLAFLQYTSGSTGAPKGVMVRHRDIVRHVGHMYRRFELSQDSTAVSWLPPFHDMGLIAFILMPAVMAYHAVLMTPRDFVTRPARWLEAISTYRGEMVAAPDFAYELCVERVTDEELSRLDLSSWRQACNGAEPVRAETIERFTEKFGPRGFRPETFRPCYGLAEVTLAAAVPLSGSRPVIIERTWDTDEPDQGKRLVGCGVALDGHELAIVDPERLERCPDGTLGEIWVTGPSVPAGYWNREEESERTFRATLPGGDTPYLRTGDMGLVQDGELYVAGRYKDLIIIRGRNYAPSDIEHLVGPCHPRNRASGTAAFSVNTGTANAAERLVVVQEVRTRRDSDFEAIVEAIRKRVLEELEINVDVVVLTKPTALPKTTSGKIQRRACRARYLAGSLEALHEWRASTGERSDGPGELEEGWSGTAEAMEILLAENVGRVIGADVAVIDRAQPFSTQGLDSVRGAEFTGNLSVLLGVPVPAAALYEYPSIRDLARHLVEQRAAGEGSGDEL; from the coding sequence ATGCCGATTTCCACCGCAGGGAGCAGAACGGAAACCGTGGTCGAGGCGGTTCGCCGGGCGGCGGAGGCCACGCCGGCGAAACTCGCTTTCACCTTTCTCGAAAACGGGGAAACCGAAAGCGCGCGTTACGACTTCGCCGGTCTCGACGCCGCCGCCCGCCGCGTCGCCGCCCGCCTGCAGGCCGACGGCCTGGCCGGCGGGCGGGTGCTGCTCGCGATCAATCCGGGCCCGGACTACTTGGCCGCGTTCTTCGGCTGCCTCTACGCCGGGGCGACCGCGGTCCCGTGCTACCCGCCGCGGCAGCACGGCAAGTCGCGTGAGCTGGCCGCGATCGCGGTGGACTCCGGCGCCGGAGCGGTGCTGACCGCCGGTGGCATGGCGGCCACCGTCGCCGAGCGGTTCGCCGAAACCGTGGAGGACAGCCACTTCCCGGTGCTCGACGTGGACACGGTGGACGACGCGCTGACCGGCTCGTGGACCCCGCCGGAGATCGGCGGCGACGACCTCGCCTTCCTGCAGTACACCTCGGGCTCCACCGGCGCGCCCAAGGGCGTGATGGTGCGGCACCGCGACATCGTGCGGCACGTCGGGCACATGTACCGCCGGTTCGAGCTGAGCCAGGACAGCACGGCGGTGTCCTGGCTGCCGCCGTTCCACGACATGGGCCTGATCGCGTTCATCCTGATGCCCGCGGTGATGGCCTACCACGCGGTGCTGATGACCCCGCGCGACTTCGTCACCCGCCCGGCGCGCTGGCTGGAGGCGATCAGCACCTACCGCGGTGAGATGGTGGCCGCGCCGGACTTCGCCTACGAACTCTGCGTCGAGCGGGTCACCGACGAGGAACTGTCCCGGTTGGACCTGTCGAGCTGGCGCCAGGCGTGCAACGGCGCCGAGCCGGTGCGGGCGGAGACCATCGAGCGCTTCACCGAAAAGTTCGGCCCGCGGGGGTTCCGGCCCGAGACCTTCCGGCCCTGTTACGGGCTGGCCGAGGTGACCCTCGCCGCGGCGGTGCCGCTGTCGGGCAGCCGTCCGGTGATCATCGAACGCACCTGGGACACCGACGAGCCGGACCAGGGCAAGCGCCTCGTCGGCTGCGGGGTCGCGCTCGACGGGCACGAACTCGCCATCGTGGACCCGGAACGCCTCGAACGCTGCCCGGACGGCACCCTCGGGGAGATCTGGGTGACCGGGCCGAGCGTGCCCGCCGGGTACTGGAACCGGGAAGAGGAGTCCGAGCGCACCTTCCGCGCCACCCTGCCCGGCGGTGACACGCCCTACCTGCGCACCGGCGACATGGGCCTGGTGCAGGACGGCGAGCTGTACGTGGCCGGGCGGTACAAGGACCTGATCATCATCCGCGGCCGCAACTACGCGCCATCGGACATCGAGCACCTGGTGGGCCCGTGCCACCCGCGCAACCGCGCCAGCGGCACGGCCGCGTTCTCGGTGAACACGGGCACGGCGAACGCGGCCGAGCGGCTGGTGGTGGTGCAGGAGGTCCGCACCCGGCGGGACAGCGACTTCGAGGCCATCGTCGAGGCGATCCGCAAGCGGGTGCTGGAGGAACTGGAGATCAACGTCGACGTGGTGGTGCTGACCAAGCCGACCGCGTTGCCGAAGACCACCAGCGGCAAGATCCAGCGGCGCGCCTGCCGGGCCCGCTACCTCGCGGGCAGCCTGGAGGCACTGCACGAGTGGCGCGCGAGCACGGGCGAGCGCTCGGACGGGCCGGGGGAACTCGAAGAAGGCTGGTCCGGCACGGCCGAGGCGATGGAGATCCTGCTCGCGGAGAACGTCGGCCGGGTGATCGGCGCCGACGTCGCGGTGATCGACCGCGCCCAGCCGTTCAGCACGCAGGGCCTGGATTCGGTGCGGGGTGCGGAGT